From Saccharothrix espanaensis DSM 44229, the proteins below share one genomic window:
- a CDS encoding S8 family peptidase codes for MDDLRPDIPLATVPDELIVDLREIDLVEAALTALHLDSLRVAELAVFDLARLRLWHRSQQAGGEPVPVTDVDPLLAELRRLFAAECGGWNPVLGKNRFVSSQFGAYPQTQSMAGEFEPEPADRPDPVPEARPDGGAGVRVGVLDTRLYRHPDLAGHYETPDAGTGFDQHDADPIPWEDGHAAFVTGLIAAHAPKAEIVVRDVLDSDGRATAWDTVAAMARFRKDGIHILNLALGCRAHHGPPLVVQRAIERLTPDMLIVAAAGNHGQVDGLWHDITRRSATWPAALPGVVAVGGRTADDALAPYSPLLPWVTCTAPGNAVSTYLDGRVRRRHDLADFHGYASWKGTSIATSVVSGMVAARTRPGEVSAAQALAALLAEATVVRPAG; via the coding sequence ATGGACGACCTGCGGCCCGACATCCCGCTCGCCACGGTGCCCGACGAGCTGATCGTCGACCTGCGCGAGATCGACCTCGTGGAGGCCGCCCTCACCGCGCTGCACCTCGACTCGCTGCGGGTGGCCGAGTTGGCGGTGTTCGACCTCGCCCGGCTGCGGCTGTGGCACCGGTCCCAGCAGGCCGGCGGCGAGCCGGTACCGGTGACCGACGTCGACCCGCTGCTGGCGGAGCTGCGCCGGCTGTTCGCGGCGGAGTGCGGCGGCTGGAACCCCGTGCTGGGCAAGAACCGGTTCGTCAGCAGCCAGTTCGGCGCCTACCCGCAGACCCAGTCGATGGCAGGGGAGTTCGAGCCGGAGCCCGCCGACCGGCCGGACCCGGTGCCCGAGGCGCGACCGGACGGCGGCGCGGGCGTGCGGGTGGGCGTGCTCGACACCCGGCTCTACCGCCACCCCGACCTGGCCGGGCACTACGAGACCCCGGACGCCGGGACCGGCTTCGACCAGCACGACGCCGACCCGATCCCGTGGGAGGACGGGCACGCCGCGTTCGTCACCGGTCTGATCGCCGCCCACGCGCCCAAGGCCGAGATCGTCGTGCGGGACGTGCTGGACTCCGACGGCCGGGCCACCGCGTGGGACACCGTGGCGGCGATGGCCCGGTTCCGCAAGGACGGCATCCACATCCTCAACCTCGCGCTGGGCTGCCGCGCGCACCACGGCCCGCCGCTGGTGGTGCAGCGGGCGATCGAGCGGCTCACCCCGGACATGCTGATCGTGGCGGCGGCCGGCAACCACGGGCAGGTCGACGGCCTCTGGCACGACATCACCCGGCGCTCGGCGACGTGGCCGGCGGCGTTGCCGGGCGTGGTCGCCGTCGGCGGTCGCACGGCCGACGACGCGCTCGCGCCGTACAGCCCGCTACTGCCGTGGGTGACGTGCACGGCACCGGGCAACGCGGTCAGCACCTACCTGGACGGGCGGGTGCGGCGGCGGCACGACTTGGCGGACTTCCACGGCTACGCGAGCTGGAAGGGCACCTCGATCGCCACCTCCGTGGTGAGCGGGATGGTCGCGGCCCGGACCAGGCCCGGCGAGGTGTCCGCGGCGCAGGCGTTGGCCGCGCTGCTCGCGGAGGCAACGGTGGTCCGCCCGGCCGGCTGA
- a CDS encoding glycosyltransferase family protein has translation MTTLVRRSARGPLVAFGVCAAVVLIAQIPFLRNRLFYVWDDSAVQFLPTWHYLGGRLLEGDWPPLLDVDNWMGGNFAAEALFGIWNPVNLANFVLVNQFDDLAVAAVVVKTEFLVLLALGAYLLCREYGAGRGPAAVIAIALPFSGFTLYYDAATWAAGLMAFTWLPFTWWAARRMARGAGSPLWAFLFGALAVTTGNPYGLLGVCVVMAALLVESWVRGDRPALPRLLVVGGLVALLVPLVYLPLLGSSAVTTRAGQGFASDGVLMPRLSDLLSLSMASHQPMVRGFGHSIRMITPSVYFAWFIVPLLPWLHWSRLRERWRPLAGVFAVAAVYVLLAVGPSNMWMFRFPLRHLEVVYLALGVLFAVVLTGGPKLDHFRRRALLTAGALVLSAYLTFSAGPWQWRHHVISLALLVVGIVLALWLARRRLAAMYGVLVVGVAAGLVAQTAWFPFNGDVAVHNYPRSITELRAQTPPHEGTTFPVGSVLPGNVGLVAGLSSVGSYTGLQFRDFASATCMVYHGNTCAGSFDRIFAPTDLDGRPLVDLIRAGSVGVDNSVRPDVQPPPGWRVSFRSETVTVLSREQPLPWPDGRLSHATAGVRVTEDTSPDDRDESVRFTKPRGQAGSLVFARLAWPGYRVELDGRELTGRQGPAGLLVVDLPADVEAGQVTLRWTPPGLPLGTALALLGLLAVVAYSGFLRWRSRRPDPAPLVDADHEPADHEPADREPTGRERADA, from the coding sequence GTGACGACGCTCGTCCGACGATCGGCGCGGGGTCCGCTGGTCGCGTTCGGTGTGTGTGCCGCCGTGGTGTTGATCGCGCAGATCCCGTTCTTGCGCAACCGGTTGTTCTACGTGTGGGACGACAGCGCGGTCCAGTTCCTGCCCACCTGGCACTACCTGGGCGGGCGGCTGCTGGAGGGCGACTGGCCGCCGCTGCTGGACGTGGACAACTGGATGGGCGGCAACTTCGCCGCCGAGGCGCTGTTCGGCATCTGGAACCCGGTCAACCTGGCGAACTTCGTGCTGGTCAACCAGTTCGACGACCTGGCGGTGGCCGCGGTCGTGGTGAAGACCGAGTTCCTGGTGCTGCTGGCGCTGGGCGCGTACCTGCTGTGCCGGGAGTACGGCGCGGGGCGCGGGCCCGCCGCGGTGATCGCGATCGCACTGCCGTTCAGCGGGTTCACCCTCTACTACGACGCCGCGACGTGGGCGGCCGGGTTGATGGCGTTCACCTGGCTGCCGTTCACCTGGTGGGCGGCGCGGCGGATGGCGCGCGGCGCGGGCAGCCCGCTGTGGGCGTTCCTGTTCGGCGCGCTCGCGGTGACCACGGGCAACCCGTACGGGCTGCTGGGCGTGTGCGTGGTGATGGCGGCGCTGCTGGTCGAGTCGTGGGTCAGGGGTGACCGCCCGGCGCTGCCGCGGCTGCTCGTGGTGGGCGGGCTGGTGGCGTTGCTGGTGCCGCTGGTGTACCTGCCGCTGCTGGGCAGTTCGGCGGTGACCACCCGCGCGGGCCAGGGCTTCGCCAGCGACGGTGTGCTGATGCCCCGGCTGTCGGACCTGCTGAGCCTGAGCATGGCCAGCCACCAGCCGATGGTCCGCGGGTTCGGCCACAGCATCCGGATGATCACGCCGTCGGTGTACTTCGCGTGGTTCATCGTGCCGCTGCTGCCGTGGCTGCACTGGAGCCGGTTGCGCGAGCGGTGGCGGCCGCTGGCCGGGGTGTTCGCGGTCGCGGCGGTGTACGTGCTGCTGGCGGTCGGGCCGTCGAACATGTGGATGTTCCGGTTCCCGTTGCGGCACTTGGAGGTCGTCTACCTCGCGCTGGGCGTGCTGTTCGCGGTCGTGCTGACCGGCGGGCCGAAGCTCGACCACTTCCGGCGGCGGGCGCTGCTCACGGCGGGCGCGCTGGTGCTCTCCGCGTACCTGACGTTCTCGGCCGGGCCGTGGCAGTGGCGGCACCACGTGATCTCGTTGGCGCTGCTGGTCGTCGGGATCGTGCTCGCGCTCTGGCTGGCGCGGCGACGGCTGGCCGCCATGTACGGCGTGCTGGTGGTCGGGGTCGCCGCCGGGCTGGTGGCGCAGACGGCGTGGTTCCCGTTCAACGGGGACGTGGCCGTGCACAACTACCCGCGGTCGATCACCGAGTTGCGCGCGCAGACGCCGCCGCACGAGGGCACCACGTTCCCGGTGGGCAGCGTGCTGCCGGGCAACGTCGGGCTGGTCGCCGGGCTGTCGTCGGTCGGCTCGTACACCGGGTTGCAGTTCCGCGACTTCGCGAGCGCGACCTGCATGGTCTACCACGGCAACACGTGCGCGGGCAGCTTCGACCGGATCTTCGCGCCGACCGACCTGGACGGCCGGCCGCTGGTCGACCTGATCCGGGCGGGCAGCGTCGGCGTGGACAACTCCGTCCGCCCGGACGTCCAGCCGCCGCCGGGCTGGCGGGTGTCCTTCCGCTCGGAGACGGTGACCGTGCTCAGCCGCGAGCAGCCGCTGCCCTGGCCGGACGGGCGACTCTCGCACGCCACGGCGGGGGTGCGGGTCACCGAGGACACCTCGCCGGACGACCGGGACGAGTCGGTGCGGTTCACCAAGCCGCGCGGGCAGGCCGGGTCGCTGGTGTTCGCGCGGCTGGCGTGGCCCGGCTACCGGGTGGAGCTGGACGGGCGGGAGCTGACCGGGCGGCAGGGTCCGGCGGGCCTGCTCGTGGTCGACCTGCCGGCCGACGTCGAGGCCGGGCAGGTCACGCTCCGGTGGACGCCGCCCGGTCTCCCGCTGGGCACCGCGCTCGCCCTGCTGGGCCTGTTGGCCGTCGTGGCGTACTCCGGGTTCCTGCGGTGGCGCTCCCGCCGACCGGACCCGGCGCCCCTGGTGGACGCCGACCACGAGCCCGCCGACCACGAGCCCGCTGATCGCGAGCCCACTGGCCGGGAACGGGCCGACGCGTAG
- a CDS encoding CHAT domain-containing protein translates to MPPDSALQQAHDAVGLADRDPARAAAAAEQALLRAVRERDGEASALAEQAWGHALQQCGEVGSAIRHLRSSVRHGAPRWPELAAESRMKLAFALAQRGDTRSALREIDAALTVLTGHAGAKARAQRAVIRYHAGRLDAAFADYQAAEAVLRRGDDRLALQRVLLNRGILQAERHDFDAAERDLAEAGALARELGRHLVVGIVAENLGFVAGLRGDVPAALAHLARAEDVIGRHGGQTAPVLQDRAELLLSVGLVAEARVAAERAAEAFHRENRRLRVPEMLLLLAQAALLERDWATAAGHGSGALRAFTRQDRPGWAALARSAVLRAELGAELGAELATGLGTGLGAELGTGPGGGRTTVRQAEAMVVTLAANGRPSAAAQARLDAARLADLRGRPALAVGHLTEAARTRRHGPAALRARGWYAEALLRERSGDRRGAASAARAGLRVLDEHHAALGASDLRAYSAAHRADLVELGLRVALAGGGAGAVFQWAERGRAGRLLHRPVRPPADPGLAALLPRLRATTGELERARTEGTPTARLVARQVTLERQVRDRSRLLRAESTPGRLVSPAELGRALGERALVEYVQVDDRLLAVSLVAGRLRAHPLGSAAEVADLLDRVPFALRRTGPRAARLLRDTAARLERLLLDPVGVGDRPLVVVPTGVLHSLPWSVLPSCAGRPVSVSPSAALWHRAATRTPGTGGVVVAAGPGLPGAREEALGVAAVHGVTALVDGAATVDAVLAALAGARTAHLATHGVLAVDNPLFSALRLHDGQLIVHDVQQLERVPDTVVLAACDVGRSVVCSGDELLGLAATFIERGAARVIAAAVPVPDADTKALMTAVHRGLAAGEPPANALASAQLAVAADNPAAAGFVCVGAG, encoded by the coding sequence ATGCCGCCGGACTCCGCCCTCCAGCAGGCGCACGACGCGGTCGGGCTGGCCGACCGGGACCCGGCGCGGGCCGCGGCCGCCGCCGAGCAGGCGCTGCTGCGCGCCGTGCGGGAACGTGACGGCGAGGCGTCCGCGCTGGCCGAACAGGCGTGGGGGCACGCGCTGCAGCAGTGCGGCGAGGTCGGCTCGGCGATCCGGCACCTGCGCAGCTCGGTGCGGCACGGCGCGCCGAGGTGGCCCGAGCTCGCCGCGGAAAGCCGGATGAAGCTCGCCTTCGCCTTGGCGCAGCGGGGTGACACGCGCTCCGCGCTGCGCGAGATCGACGCGGCGCTGACCGTCCTCACCGGACACGCCGGGGCCAAGGCGCGCGCCCAGCGGGCGGTGATCCGCTACCACGCGGGCCGGCTGGACGCGGCGTTCGCCGACTACCAGGCGGCCGAGGCGGTGCTGCGGCGCGGCGACGACCGGCTGGCGCTGCAACGGGTGCTGCTCAACCGGGGCATCCTGCAGGCCGAGCGGCACGACTTCGACGCCGCCGAGCGCGACCTGGCCGAGGCCGGCGCGCTGGCCCGCGAGCTGGGCCGGCACTTGGTGGTCGGGATCGTCGCGGAGAACCTCGGGTTCGTCGCCGGGCTGCGCGGTGACGTGCCGGCGGCGCTGGCGCACCTCGCCCGCGCCGAGGACGTGATCGGCCGGCACGGCGGGCAGACCGCCCCGGTGTTGCAGGACCGGGCCGAGCTGCTGCTGTCGGTGGGGCTGGTGGCCGAGGCGCGGGTCGCCGCCGAGCGCGCCGCCGAGGCGTTCCACCGGGAGAACCGCCGGCTGCGGGTGCCGGAGATGCTGTTGCTGCTGGCGCAGGCCGCGCTGCTGGAACGGGACTGGGCGACGGCCGCCGGGCACGGCTCGGGCGCGCTGCGCGCGTTCACCCGGCAGGACCGGCCGGGGTGGGCCGCGCTGGCCCGGTCGGCCGTGCTGCGGGCAGAACTGGGCGCAGAACTGGGCGCAGAACTGGCCACCGGACTGGGCACCGGACTGGGCGCGGAACTGGGCACCGGACCGGGCGGCGGCCGGACGACCGTGCGGCAGGCGGAGGCGATGGTCGTGACGCTGGCCGCGAACGGCCGCCCGTCGGCCGCCGCGCAGGCCCGGCTGGACGCCGCCCGGCTCGCCGACCTGCGGGGCCGCCCGGCGCTCGCGGTCGGCCACCTGACCGAGGCGGCCCGCACCCGCCGGCACGGCCCGGCCGCGTTGCGCGCCCGCGGCTGGTACGCCGAGGCGCTGCTGCGCGAGCGCTCCGGCGACCGGCGCGGCGCGGCCTCCGCCGCACGGGCCGGGCTGCGGGTGTTGGACGAGCACCACGCCGCGCTCGGCGCGTCCGACCTGCGCGCCTACTCCGCCGCGCACCGCGCCGACCTGGTCGAGCTGGGCCTGCGGGTGGCGCTGGCGGGCGGCGGGGCGGGCGCCGTGTTCCAGTGGGCCGAACGCGGCCGGGCCGGCCGGCTGCTGCACCGCCCGGTCCGCCCGCCCGCCGATCCCGGGCTCGCCGCGCTGCTGCCCCGCCTGCGGGCCACCACCGGCGAACTGGAACGGGCCCGCACCGAGGGCACGCCCACCGCGCGGCTGGTCGCCCGCCAGGTCACGCTGGAGCGGCAGGTCCGCGACCGCAGCCGGCTGCTGCGCGCCGAGTCCACCCCGGGCCGGCTGGTGTCGCCGGCCGAACTGGGCCGGGCGCTGGGTGAGCGGGCGCTGGTGGAGTACGTGCAGGTCGACGACCGGCTGCTGGCGGTGTCGCTGGTGGCCGGGCGGCTGCGCGCGCACCCGCTGGGCTCGGCGGCGGAGGTCGCCGACCTGCTGGACCGGGTGCCGTTCGCGCTGCGCCGCACCGGGCCGCGCGCGGCCCGGCTGCTGCGCGACACCGCCGCCCGGCTGGAGCGCCTGCTGCTCGACCCGGTCGGCGTCGGCGACCGGCCGCTGGTCGTGGTGCCGACCGGCGTCCTGCACAGCCTGCCGTGGTCGGTGCTGCCGTCCTGCGCGGGCCGCCCGGTCTCGGTGTCGCCGTCGGCCGCGCTGTGGCACCGGGCGGCGACCCGCACGCCCGGCACCGGCGGCGTGGTGGTGGCCGCCGGTCCGGGGCTGCCCGGCGCGCGCGAGGAGGCGCTGGGCGTCGCGGCCGTGCACGGCGTCACCGCGCTGGTGGACGGCGCGGCCACGGTGGACGCGGTGCTGGCCGCGCTGGCCGGCGCCCGGACCGCACATCTCGCCACACACGGCGTGCTGGCCGTGGACAACCCGCTGTTCTCGGCGCTGCGACTGCACGACGGGCAGCTGATCGTGCATGACGTGCAACAGCTCGAACGGGTGCCGGACACGGTGGTGCTGGCGGCGTGCGACGTCGGCCGGTCCGTGGTGTGCTCCGGTGACGAGCTGCTCGGCCTCGCCGCGACGTTCATCGAACGCGGGGCGGCCCGGGTGATCGCCGCCGCCGTGCCGGTGCCGGACGCGGACACGAAAGCTCTGATGACCGCCGTGCACCGCGGCCTGGCGGCCGGCGAACCGCCCGCGAACGCCCTCGCCTCGGCTCAACTCGCCGTGGCCGCCGACAACCCGGCCGCCGCCGGTTTCGTCTGCGTCGGCGCGGGCTGA
- a CDS encoding glycosyltransferase family 2 protein, whose protein sequence is MRISVVVPCFNEEAGLEDLYAALMRTLPSVGEDFEVLLVDDGSTDGTLPRLRLLAERDQRFKYLALSRNFGKEAAMLAGLGHATGDLVAIMDADLQHPPELLERMVALIGTGYDQVIARRTRRGEARVRTLVSTVYYKLINKVIDVELQNGVGDFRVLSRRAVQALLSLGEYNRFSKGLFSWIGFDTAVIDYDNVVRRNGNSSWTLRKLFNYGIDGVVSFNSKPLRVAIYLGALVTAIAFGYAIWVLVNAVWHGVDVPGYVTLMCGVLVLGGLQLLFLGVIGEYVGRIYSESKRRPHFLVKESAGTGPTPVTLPLGRDVAEHAVEVMGEVVAGPFTERTAR, encoded by the coding sequence GTGCGCATCTCGGTGGTGGTCCCGTGCTTCAACGAGGAAGCCGGGCTGGAAGATCTCTACGCGGCGCTGATGCGCACGCTCCCGTCGGTGGGCGAGGACTTCGAGGTCCTGCTCGTCGACGACGGCAGCACGGACGGCACCCTGCCCCGGCTGCGCCTGCTCGCGGAACGCGACCAGCGGTTCAAGTACCTGGCGCTGAGCCGGAACTTCGGCAAGGAGGCCGCCATGCTGGCCGGCCTCGGCCACGCGACCGGCGACCTGGTGGCCATCATGGACGCCGACCTCCAGCACCCGCCCGAACTGCTGGAGCGGATGGTCGCCCTGATCGGCACCGGCTACGACCAGGTGATCGCGCGGCGCACCCGGCGAGGTGAGGCGCGGGTGCGCACACTCGTGTCCACCGTGTACTACAAGCTCATCAACAAGGTGATCGACGTCGAACTCCAGAACGGCGTCGGTGATTTCCGGGTGCTCAGCCGGCGCGCGGTCCAGGCGCTGCTGTCGCTGGGCGAGTACAACCGGTTCTCCAAAGGGCTGTTCTCCTGGATCGGCTTCGACACCGCGGTCATCGACTACGACAACGTGGTCCGCCGGAACGGCAACAGCAGTTGGACGTTGCGCAAACTGTTCAACTACGGCATAGACGGCGTGGTCTCGTTCAACTCCAAACCGCTGCGGGTCGCGATCTACCTCGGCGCGCTGGTCACCGCGATCGCGTTCGGGTATGCGATCTGGGTGCTGGTGAACGCGGTGTGGCACGGCGTCGACGTCCCCGGCTACGTCACCCTGATGTGCGGCGTGCTCGTGCTGGGCGGCCTGCAACTGCTGTTCCTGGGCGTGATCGGCGAGTACGTCGGCCGGATCTACTCCGAGTCCAAGCGCCGGCCGCACTTCCTGGTCAAGGAGTCCGCGGGCACCGGGCCCACCCCGGTCACCCTGCCGCTGGGCCGCGACGTCGCCGAGCACGCGGTGGAGGTCATGGGCGAGGTCGTGGCCGGTCCGTTCACCGAGCGGACCGCGCGGTGA
- a CDS encoding PIG-L family deacetylase, with amino-acid sequence MALARPFALLVALALAVLVACGDPTAPPATADEVAYLQVVAHHDDDLLFMNPDVRDGVRSGHRLMTVFLTAGEAEEPDANGYSAARQAGARAAYARMAGVPDEWDGSAMALAGGRTAERYSLKSRPRVALVFLNLPEDADPRAAGGRGALSRLWRDRGGWVSVDTLVPTGGQVAEPSRYTGNGLVKVLAKLMEGFRPTVLRTQDPDPDPDYPFWLPLHDHPDHVMSARFAEAAARSYRRSPDRPALSVVGYRDYNIEDAPANLGPEQQNDKIGHFGEYQKHDKLAHGPAYDRWSRRMYYRWDRGTAWVGQAPDGRLHAFAVRGKDVIGWRQAGDRWESAAVDRPDGPLAAGLAVGRGVGGLTVCGRRLDNDGMTCRDDRGWVGLGSPDPGDARVGVPAVAAHRDGRLALFVRDARGGVSRVEQDGDGRWGSWDRLGGADVRDGLSAVPGPDGAPEVYAATATSVLRWAGGWDSSFPAVAPAGAPVAVADAGGTTVVVPVADTGEVLRATRTGGAWSAPVRGPGPGGPGRPAAVSADGAVVVVGRAGDGGVTTDASGAWAGIGGTPLDYPAAAVDPAGRLVVLLVGPDGRLHTSVRAERGGAFGPWQATP; translated from the coding sequence ATGGCGCTTGCAAGGCCGTTCGCACTGCTCGTGGCTTTGGCGCTGGCGGTGCTGGTGGCCTGCGGCGACCCTACCGCACCGCCCGCGACGGCCGACGAGGTCGCTTACCTCCAGGTCGTCGCGCACCACGACGACGACCTGTTGTTCATGAATCCCGACGTCCGTGACGGGGTGCGTTCCGGGCACCGCCTGATGACGGTGTTCCTCACCGCCGGCGAAGCCGAGGAACCGGACGCGAACGGCTACTCGGCGGCCCGCCAGGCGGGTGCCCGCGCCGCCTACGCGCGGATGGCCGGCGTGCCCGACGAGTGGGACGGCTCGGCCATGGCGCTGGCCGGCGGGCGCACCGCCGAGCGCTACTCGCTCAAGTCGCGGCCGCGGGTGGCGCTGGTCTTCCTGAACCTGCCCGAGGACGCCGACCCGCGCGCGGCCGGCGGCCGGGGCGCGTTGAGCCGGCTGTGGCGGGACCGGGGCGGCTGGGTGTCGGTGGACACCCTGGTGCCGACCGGCGGCCAGGTCGCGGAGCCGTCCCGGTACACCGGCAACGGCTTGGTCAAGGTGCTGGCGAAGCTGATGGAGGGGTTCCGCCCGACGGTGCTGCGCACCCAGGACCCCGACCCGGACCCGGACTACCCGTTCTGGTTGCCCCTGCACGACCACCCCGACCACGTGATGAGCGCCCGGTTCGCGGAGGCGGCGGCGCGGAGCTACCGGCGGTCGCCGGACCGCCCGGCGCTGTCGGTGGTCGGCTACCGGGACTACAACATCGAGGACGCCCCGGCGAACCTGGGCCCGGAGCAGCAGAACGACAAGATCGGCCACTTCGGCGAGTACCAGAAGCACGACAAACTGGCGCACGGCCCCGCGTACGACCGCTGGTCGCGCCGCATGTACTACCGGTGGGACCGGGGCACGGCGTGGGTGGGGCAGGCGCCGGACGGGCGGCTGCACGCGTTCGCCGTGCGCGGCAAGGACGTCATCGGGTGGCGGCAGGCCGGCGACCGCTGGGAGAGCGCCGCCGTGGACCGCCCGGACGGCCCGCTCGCGGCGGGTCTGGCGGTCGGTCGGGGCGTCGGCGGGCTCACGGTGTGCGGGCGGCGGCTGGACAACGACGGTATGACCTGCCGCGACGACCGGGGGTGGGTCGGCCTGGGCAGCCCGGACCCGGGTGACGCGCGGGTGGGCGTCCCGGCCGTGGCCGCGCACCGGGACGGGCGGCTGGCGCTGTTCGTGCGGGACGCGCGGGGCGGGGTGAGCCGGGTCGAGCAGGACGGCGACGGCCGCTGGGGCTCGTGGGACCGGCTCGGCGGCGCGGACGTGCGCGACGGGTTGAGCGCGGTGCCCGGCCCGGACGGCGCGCCGGAGGTGTACGCGGCCACGGCCACGTCGGTGCTGCGGTGGGCGGGTGGCTGGGACTCGTCGTTCCCGGCGGTCGCCCCGGCCGGCGCGCCGGTCGCGGTGGCCGACGCCGGCGGCACGACGGTCGTGGTGCCGGTGGCCGACACCGGCGAGGTGCTGCGCGCCACCCGCACCGGCGGGGCGTGGTCGGCTCCGGTGCGCGGCCCGGGACCCGGTGGTCCTGGCCGGCCGGCGGCGGTGTCGGCGGACGGTGCGGTGGTGGTGGTCGGGCGGGCCGGCGACGGCGGCGTGACCACGGACGCGTCCGGCGCGTGGGCCGGGATCGGCGGCACGCCGCTGGACTACCCGGCGGCGGCGGTGGACCCGGCGGGCCGGCTGGTCGTGCTGCTGGTCGGACCGGACGGCCGGCTGCACACCTCGGTGCGGGCCGAGCGGGGCGGCGCGTTCGGCCCGTGGCAGGCCACGCCCTAG
- a CDS encoding GtrA family protein: MTGKLGRIIRFGLVGVVNTGVYYGLYLLLGLAFPYLAAHVAAFLLAMVGSYFLNCYFTFRTTPSLRTFLLFPLSNVTNFVVTTAGLYALVTWLHVDQRIAPLLAAVVAIPFTFIVAQFVLLGRPGQAAPLVKEEERTS, translated from the coding sequence GTGACCGGCAAGCTCGGCCGGATCATCCGCTTCGGACTCGTCGGCGTGGTCAACACCGGCGTCTACTACGGCCTGTACCTGCTGCTGGGCCTGGCGTTCCCGTACCTGGCCGCGCACGTGGCCGCGTTCCTGCTGGCCATGGTCGGGTCGTACTTCCTCAACTGCTACTTCACGTTCCGCACGACGCCGTCGCTGCGGACGTTCCTGCTGTTCCCGCTGTCCAACGTGACGAACTTCGTCGTCACCACGGCGGGGTTGTACGCGCTGGTCACGTGGCTGCACGTGGACCAGCGGATCGCACCGCTGCTCGCGGCGGTGGTGGCGATCCCGTTCACGTTCATCGTCGCGCAGTTCGTGCTCCTGGGTCGTCCCGGGCAGGCCGCGCCACTGGTCAAGGAAGAGGAACGGACGTCGTGA
- a CDS encoding AraC-like ligand-binding domain-containing protein, whose product MAHFATDPTGTPEQRLEEFQTAASTAFAPLAITANDPGRMWAGIRAEQVGGLLVSDLRTSACTVRRDRRQISSTDNDVYKVALQVSGRMVVAQDGRRNVMLPGDMAIYDTTRPYTLVHHDPALRPQDDFRTIVVTCPRSYFASDADVLRQVVATPKATGRGVRRLVAGFFTGLADELDGVATAGSGQGGLRLADSLVDMIALVFAGREVPVAGRAPLLDRMLAYCEANLSDPDLSPRTVARAHRVSVRYVHRLFSGQDQPLSSWIRARRLDRIRQDLENPQLASRTVAAVAARWGLLDAPHVSRAFRAAYGISPAEYRRHALRTRAAFGTEARAAGIRAPETRAPETRAPGTRAPGTRAPGTRAPEVRTTEVRSGVSGSS is encoded by the coding sequence TTGGCCCACTTCGCCACGGATCCCACCGGTACGCCCGAACAGCGCCTGGAGGAGTTCCAGACCGCCGCGTCGACGGCGTTCGCGCCGTTGGCCATCACCGCCAACGACCCCGGCCGGATGTGGGCGGGCATCCGCGCCGAGCAGGTCGGCGGGCTGCTGGTGTCGGACCTGCGCACGTCGGCGTGCACGGTGCGCCGGGACCGCCGGCAGATCAGCTCCACCGACAACGACGTGTACAAGGTCGCCCTGCAGGTCTCGGGCCGGATGGTCGTCGCGCAGGACGGCCGGCGCAACGTGATGCTGCCCGGCGACATGGCCATCTACGACACGACCCGGCCCTACACGCTGGTGCACCATGACCCGGCGCTGCGCCCCCAGGACGACTTCCGCACCATCGTGGTCACCTGCCCCCGCTCGTACTTCGCCTCCGACGCCGACGTGCTGCGACAGGTCGTCGCCACGCCGAAGGCGACCGGGCGGGGCGTGCGGCGGTTGGTCGCGGGCTTCTTCACCGGCCTGGCCGACGAGCTCGACGGCGTCGCGACCGCCGGGTCCGGGCAGGGCGGGCTCCGGCTGGCCGACTCGCTGGTCGACATGATCGCGCTGGTGTTCGCCGGGCGGGAGGTGCCGGTGGCCGGTCGCGCGCCGCTGCTGGACCGGATGCTCGCCTACTGCGAGGCCAACCTGTCCGATCCCGACCTGTCGCCGCGCACGGTCGCGCGGGCCCACCGCGTGTCGGTGCGCTACGTCCACCGGCTGTTCTCCGGGCAGGACCAGCCGCTGTCGTCGTGGATCCGGGCCCGCCGGCTGGACCGCATCCGGCAGGACCTGGAGAACCCGCAGCTGGCGAGCCGCACGGTGGCCGCCGTCGCCGCCCGGTGGGGGCTGCTGGACGCGCCGCACGTCAGCCGCGCCTTCCGCGCCGCGTACGGGATCAGCCCGGCCGAGTACCGGCGGCACGCGCTGCGCACGCGGGCGGCGTTCGGCACCGAGGCCAGGGCTGCCGGGATCAGGGCACCAGAGACCAGGGCACCAGAGACCAGGGCACCCGGGACCAGGGCACCCGGGACCAGGGCACCCGGGACCAGGGCGCCAGAGGTCAGGACAACCGAGGTCAGGTCAGGGGTGTCAGGATCGTCCTGA